The proteins below come from a single Aspergillus oryzae RIB40 DNA, chromosome 5 genomic window:
- a CDS encoding uncharacterized protein (predicted transporter (major facilitator superfamily)), protein MKDQDIVGEALAAVLPQHDKPWFRVPHLLKLNLILLVPLLSSAVAGYDGSLMNGLQSIPEWKRYFGNPTGSILGVVNAAQSIGSVVSLPVVGWLSDRLGRRLTLLLGSLTIVASSAIQAASVKYGMFVFSRVLVGVGSMLVVQPAPMLITELAYPTHRGKYTSAFWTMDYLGAILASWTCYGTQRNMTDDWTWRIPSIIQAGFPIVQILFWWCVPESPRWLIANDRREEAEQLLARFHTDGDVNHPLVQFEMSEIIHTLSMEARASQVPWSTLVKTPGNRKRTFIAICVGAFAQWNGVAVVSYYLTLVLDTVGITDSDTQTLINGLLQVFNFIAAGSAALLVDRLGRRTLFLWSAAGMLVSFVIWTACSAVFDTSQAAPLGNTVIAFVFIFYFHYDIAYTPLLLGYPTEIFPYSIRSKGVTTTLLSVYSSLVILAFVNPIALENIGWHYYIFFCCFDLLVLAVTFFMFPETKGHSLEEIAQIFDGPSAGTGGLEVGKKDYDETITREHAEYAG, encoded by the exons ATGAAGGACCAAGATATTGTTGGAGAGGCACTCGCTGCCGTTCTCCCTCAGCATGACAAGCCCTGGTTCAGGGTACCCCATCTTCTAAagctcaatctcatcctGCTGGTTCCATTATTATCGTCGGCTGTTGCGGGATACGATG GTTCGCTGATGAACGGATTGCAATCTATCCCTGAGTGGAAAAGATATTTCGGAAACCCAACTGGTTCTATTCTCGGCGTCGTGAATGCAGCCCAATCCATTGGAAGCGTGGTGTCTTTGCCGGTCGTGGGATGGCTTTCTGACAGACTTGGCCGACGCTTGACACTGTTGCTAGGCTCATTAACCATCGTGGCATCTTCTGCGATTCAGGCTGCCTCTGTTAAGTATGGCATGTTTGTGTTCTCACGGGTGCTGGTCGGTGTTGGATCCATGCTTGTAGTTCAGCCGGCCCCTATGCTTATCACAGAGCTGGCATATCCTACCCATCGTGGAAAGTATACCAG TGCCTTTTGGACGATGGATTACTTGGGCGCCATTCTGGCCTCGTGGACTTGTTACGGGACACAGAGAAACATGACAGACGACTGGACATGGAGGATACCATCTATTATCCAGGCAGGATTCCCCATTGTCCAGATATTATTCTGGTGGTGCGTTCCGGAATCTCCACG ATGGCTCATCGCGAACGATCGACgtgaagaagcagaacaatTACTCGCTCGTTTTCACACCGACGGAGACGTCAACCACCCGTTGGTTCAATTCGAAATGTCAGAGATCATCCACACTCTCTCGATGGAGGCTCGAGCATCTCAAGTACCATGGTCGACCCTGGTCAAGACGCCTGGGAATCGAAAGAGAACATTCATTGCGATCTGCGTCGGAGCTTTCGCTCAGTGGAAC GGTGTCGCTGTCGTATCGTATTACCTCacccttgtccttgacacCGTCGGAATAACCGATTCCGATACACAAACCCTGATCAACGGCTTACTACaagtcttcaacttcatcgcAGCAGGAAGTGCAGCCTTGCTGGTAGACCGGCTCGGTCGACGAACCCTATTCCTCTGGTCCGCCGCAGGAATGCTGGTCTCGTTTGTGATATGGACCGCCTGCTCCGCTGTCTTCGACACCAGCCAAGCCGCCCCGCTCGGAAACACTGTGATTGCCTTCgttttcatcttctacttCCATTATGACATCGCATACACCCCTCTTCTGCTGGGCTACCCCACTGAAATCTTCCCTTACTCAATCCGAAGCAAGGGCGTGACGACAACACTGTTGTCTGTGTACTCCTCACTGGTCATCCTTGCGTTCGTCAACCCAATCGCGTTGGAGAATATCGGATGGCattattatattttcttttgctgcttTGACCTCCTCGTTCTTGCTGTGACTTTCTTCATGTTCCCCGAGACAAAGGGTCACTCGCTTGAGGAAATTGCGCAGATTTTCGATGGGCCGTCGGCGGGAACGGGCGGGCTTGAGGTCGGCAAGAAGGATTATGATGAGACTATCACACGGGAACATGCCGAGTATGCTGGCTAA
- a CDS encoding uncharacterized protein (predicted protein), translating into MITSSIYNAMTENTFFNDWTNRKIDFGRGPSSMWTLDRLYGEKNSQVDDERYYEYQCIGSAYGTFLCQNVMDSTSRGVMKIFMQDCVNSGIVRGLHETEHVLWDAATYKSYITSFRMSGPAGESDEWRDDELIVWSMAQTQNNRIWFEDPNKHPDMSTWTL; encoded by the exons ATGATCACTTCTTCTATCTACAA TGCAATGACCGAAAATACCTTTTTCAACGACTGGACAAACCGAAAGATTGACTTCGGTCGTGGGCCTAGCTCGATGTGGACCCTGGATAGGCTTTACGGCGAGAAGAACAGCCAGGTCGATGATGAACGGTATTACGAGTACCAGTGTATCGGCAGCGCCTATGGCACTTTCTTGTGTCAGAACGTGATGGACAGTACTTCTCGCGGTGTGATGAAAATCTTTATGCA AGATTGTGTCAACTCAGGGATTGTACGGGGGCTCCATGAAACAGAGCACGTCTTATGGGACGCAGCAACATACAAGAG TTATATCACCAGCTTTAGAATGAGTGGGCCTGCAGGGGAAAGTGACGAGTGGCGGGATGATGAGTTGATTGTTTGGAGCATGGCACAGACTCAAAATAATCGTATCTGGTTTGAGGACCCAAATAAACACCCGGACATGAGCACCTGGACTCTTTGA